One Streptococcus sp. S1 DNA window includes the following coding sequences:
- the comGA gene encoding competence type IV pilus ATPase ComGA: MVQEIAKKLIRLGKKEEAQDLYFIPRKEEYQVFMRVGDERRFVQSFPFEDMTAIISHFKFAAGMNVGEKRRSQLGSCDYPLEDGVVSIRLSTVGDYRGYESLVIRLLHDEERELRFWFDQLPDLQKKLAGRGLYLFAGPVGSGKTTLMHALAQERFADQQVMSIEDPVEIKQENMLQLQLNDQIGMTYDNLIKLSLRHRPDLLIIGEIRDKETARAVVRASLTGVTVFSTIHAKSVRGVYERLLELGVSEEELKTVLQGICYQRLIAGGGVVDFATENYQEHSASRWNQQMDLLAQSGYIQLAQAQAEKIIYR; this comes from the coding sequence ATGGTTCAAGAAATTGCAAAAAAATTGATCCGCCTGGGGAAAAAGGAAGAAGCTCAGGATCTTTACTTCATTCCTCGGAAGGAGGAGTACCAGGTTTTTATGAGGGTGGGAGATGAGAGACGTTTTGTACAGTCCTTCCCTTTTGAGGACATGACAGCTATTATTAGCCACTTCAAATTTGCAGCAGGGATGAATGTAGGAGAAAAAAGGCGCAGCCAGCTAGGATCGTGTGATTACCCATTAGAGGATGGAGTGGTTTCGATTCGCTTGTCGACAGTGGGGGATTATCGTGGCTATGAAAGCTTGGTCATTCGGCTCTTGCATGATGAGGAACGTGAATTGCGGTTTTGGTTTGACCAGTTGCCGGACTTGCAGAAGAAATTGGCTGGTCGTGGGCTTTATCTTTTTGCGGGTCCCGTTGGCTCGGGAAAGACCACTCTCATGCATGCGTTGGCGCAAGAGCGCTTTGCGGACCAGCAAGTCATGTCCATTGAAGATCCTGTCGAGATCAAGCAAGAGAATATGCTTCAGCTCCAGCTGAATGACCAGATCGGCATGACCTATGACAACCTGATCAAACTCTCCTTGCGCCATCGGCCGGACCTTCTCATTATTGGAGAAATCCGAGATAAGGAAACAGCTCGTGCAGTCGTACGAGCTAGTTTGACAGGAGTCACCGTCTTCTCTACTATTCATGCCAAGAGCGTTCGAGGTGTTTATGAGAGGCTCTTAGAACTTGGAGTGAGCGAGGAAGAGCTCAAGACAGTTTTACAAGGTATTTGCTACCAACGATTAATTGCAGGAGGAGGTGTGGTCGATTTTGCGACGGAAAACTACCAAGAGCACTCAGCCAGCCGCTGGAACCAACAAATGGATCTCTTGGCTCAATCGGGATATATCCAGCTGGCTCAGGCGCAAGCCGAAAAAATTATCTACCGCTAA
- a CDS encoding DUF1033 family protein: MYRVIEMYGDCEPWWFLEGWEEDIVSSRKFEDYYQALKYYKQKWLELNAHFPSYKSRSDLMTIFWDTKEQEWCEDCSDDVQFFHSLVLLEDEHKIPKSKLRPGYEKEKGSRKHRSCQYTIDSKKGTTLS; the protein is encoded by the coding sequence ATGTATCGAGTAATTGAAATGTACGGGGACTGTGAACCCTGGTGGTTTTTAGAAGGTTGGGAAGAAGATATCGTGAGTAGTCGGAAGTTTGAAGACTATTACCAGGCTTTGAAATACTACAAGCAGAAATGGTTGGAGTTGAATGCACACTTTCCAAGTTATAAGAGTCGGAGTGATCTCATGACAATCTTTTGGGATACCAAAGAGCAAGAGTGGTGTGAGGACTGCAGTGATGATGTGCAGTTTTTCCACTCGCTTGTCCTCTTAGAAGACGAGCATAAGATCCCTAAAAGCAAGCTCCGTCCAGGTTATGAAAAGGAAAAAGGCAGTCGCAAACACCGTTCTTGTCAATATACAATCGATTCAAAAAAGGGGACGACCCTGTCATAA
- a CDS encoding glycosyl hydrolase family 8 has translation MNTKKMRYVWFLVILCIFCLTLFLARTRSKVEMRNRIYRQWNEHFVVSKGKESYVRTTNDRNQTVVLSEAQSYGMLITVAAAEKGQAQQADFDRLYQYYLNHRLEGTQLMSWKQTIANGEASVEGHNATDGDLYIAYALLKAARPWPKQAKDYQAQAKAILEDVLSYNYNEENGVLTVGNWANQDSEFYHLMRTSDTLPAQFQIFYEVTKDSKWLAIKEKMLQQLQTISSQTKTGLLPDFIWVDEQGTRVADPKTIESKYDGAYSYNACRLPYNLIQSKDADSQKLVKKMLNFFKSQRNLYAGYDLKGKALNIHQAASFLAPIVYASEQEKGYLKLVQQNKYIFTQDLPLNNYYDATMTTMIALELF, from the coding sequence ATGAATACGAAAAAGATGAGATATGTATGGTTTCTAGTCATCCTTTGCATTTTCTGTTTGACCTTGTTTTTAGCGAGAACGAGAAGTAAAGTGGAGATGCGAAATCGAATTTATCGTCAGTGGAATGAGCATTTTGTTGTTTCAAAAGGGAAAGAATCCTATGTTCGAACTACCAATGATCGCAATCAAACGGTGGTTTTATCCGAGGCACAAAGTTATGGAATGCTGATTACTGTCGCAGCTGCCGAAAAAGGACAAGCCCAACAAGCAGACTTTGACCGACTCTATCAATATTATCTAAATCATCGCTTAGAAGGCACCCAATTGATGTCTTGGAAACAAACTATTGCCAATGGGGAGGCGAGTGTTGAGGGGCATAACGCAACAGATGGGGATCTCTACATTGCCTATGCTCTTCTAAAAGCTGCTCGGCCATGGCCAAAGCAAGCTAAAGACTACCAAGCACAAGCAAAAGCGATTTTAGAAGATGTTCTCTCATACAATTACAATGAAGAAAACGGTGTATTAACGGTGGGAAATTGGGCCAATCAGGATTCGGAATTTTATCATTTGATGCGGACGTCTGATACATTGCCAGCACAATTCCAGATCTTTTATGAAGTGACAAAAGATTCGAAGTGGTTGGCTATCAAAGAAAAGATGTTGCAGCAACTCCAAACGATTAGCTCCCAAACAAAAACAGGTTTACTACCTGATTTCATCTGGGTAGATGAGCAAGGAACGCGTGTAGCGGATCCCAAGACGATTGAATCCAAGTATGATGGTGCCTATTCTTATAACGCTTGTCGTCTTCCATACAACCTTATTCAAAGCAAGGACGCAGACAGTCAAAAATTGGTGAAAAAGATGCTAAACTTTTTCAAGAGTCAAAGAAACCTGTATGCGGGTTATGATTTGAAAGGGAAGGCCCTGAATATTCATCAGGCAGCAAGCTTTTTGGCACCGATTGTCTATGCCTCTGAACAAGAAAAAGGCTATTTGAAATTGGTTCAACAGAACAAGTATATCTTTACACAAGATCTACCTCTGAACAACTATTACGATGCAACCATGACAACTATGATTGCACTTGAATTGTTCTAA
- a CDS encoding glycosyltransferase family 2 protein, whose product MISQIVMIIALISIWLSLAWGLVILFSAVHFWFKHSDFRVNTDPLPYYPKVTIVVPAHNEDVVIAQTAKAILDMNYPHDRVELLLFADNCSDRTYEECLAVKALPEYAGRDLTIINRSGTGGKAGVLNDALAMATGDYICVYDADAMPEKNALYFLVKEVLKDPERHVASFGRNKTRNANQNFLTRCINQEIVVTQRVHHVGMWHLFKIGRIPGTNFIIQTEFVKSIGGWKNGALTEDTDISFKIMQSGKLIALAYNSEAFQQEPETLKSYYMQRKRWAKGNYEVVLSNFKHLFGKGNWRVKLEVTNYSCVFFWFNAAIILSDLIFFANILAMCIHTVVPGVQIPFAFDSENIYIAQLMLFNWVLMIGLYLLQINVALASQFGQATTKQIWLALAAYFTYSQLFIIVSIDAISSIVMDKLLHRKETKWVKTKRFAG is encoded by the coding sequence ATGATTAGTCAAATTGTGATGATTATTGCCTTGATTTCGATTTGGCTGTCCTTAGCATGGGGCCTAGTAATCCTCTTTTCAGCTGTTCATTTTTGGTTTAAACACAGTGATTTTCGTGTCAATACGGATCCGCTTCCTTATTATCCAAAAGTGACGATCGTCGTACCCGCCCATAATGAAGATGTGGTTATTGCACAAACCGCCAAAGCGATCCTTGATATGAACTACCCACATGATCGTGTAGAATTACTGCTCTTTGCGGATAATTGTTCCGATCGCACCTATGAAGAGTGTTTAGCGGTTAAAGCATTGCCAGAGTATGCAGGACGTGATTTGACCATTATCAATCGAAGTGGGACAGGTGGGAAAGCCGGTGTGCTAAATGACGCTTTGGCGATGGCGACTGGAGACTATATCTGCGTCTATGATGCAGATGCCATGCCTGAAAAGAATGCTCTTTATTTCCTTGTGAAAGAAGTGCTCAAAGATCCAGAACGTCATGTGGCTTCTTTCGGTCGCAATAAAACACGGAATGCCAATCAAAACTTCTTGACCCGCTGTATCAACCAAGAGATTGTTGTCACCCAACGGGTTCATCATGTGGGCATGTGGCATCTCTTCAAGATTGGACGGATTCCAGGAACCAATTTCATTATTCAAACTGAGTTTGTCAAGAGTATTGGAGGATGGAAAAATGGTGCCTTAACAGAAGATACCGATATTTCCTTCAAGATTATGCAAAGTGGGAAGTTGATTGCGCTAGCCTATAATTCAGAAGCCTTCCAACAAGAGCCGGAAACTCTGAAGAGTTATTATATGCAACGGAAACGTTGGGCCAAAGGGAATTATGAAGTGGTTCTTTCTAACTTCAAGCATTTATTTGGTAAGGGAAATTGGCGTGTGAAGTTAGAAGTGACTAACTATTCCTGTGTTTTCTTCTGGTTTAATGCAGCGATCATCTTATCTGATTTGATCTTTTTTGCCAATATTCTGGCCATGTGTATCCATACAGTGGTACCAGGTGTTCAGATTCCGTTTGCTTTTGATTCTGAAAATATCTATATTGCGCAGTTGATGCTCTTCAATTGGGTCTTGATGATTGGGCTTTATCTTCTTCAGATTAATGTGGCTCTTGCCTCACAATTTGGTCAAGCAACCACCAAGCAAATTTGGTTAGCCCTAGCTGCCTATTTCACCTATTCTCAACTGTTTATCATTGTGTCAATTGATGCCATCTCTTCGATTGTGATGGATAAACTATTGCACCGGAAAGAAACCAAATGGGTTAAAACAAAACGATTCGCAGGATAG
- the wecB gene encoding non-hydrolyzing UDP-N-acetylglucosamine 2-epimerase, whose product MGKLKIMVVFGTRPEAIKMAPLVLELQKQKEVIETITVVTAQHRQMLDQVLETFNIVPDYDLDIMGKSQTLLDITSKILNQLDPVIKKEKPDMVLVHGDTTTTFAASLVAFYNQVRIGHVEAGLRTFDKYSPYPEEMNRQMTDDLADLYFAPTGESKANLLKENHPESSIVVTGNTAIDALKLTVQEDYHHEVLDQLDPAKKVILVTMHRRENQGQPMRAVFGALREMVDQEPTIEVVYPVHLSPAVQEAANDLLGDHDRIHLIAPLDVLDFHNLASRSYFIMSDSGGVQEEAPSLGKPVLVLRDTTERPEGVKAGTLKLVGTDPAVVKMTMTELLTNESLYLQMANARNPYGDGKASERIVQAIKHSFGQGEAAEEFHEGEKE is encoded by the coding sequence ATGGGAAAATTGAAAATTATGGTTGTGTTTGGGACGCGACCGGAGGCCATTAAAATGGCCCCTTTGGTGTTGGAGTTGCAAAAACAAAAGGAGGTTATTGAGACCATCACAGTGGTCACTGCCCAGCACCGTCAAATGCTGGACCAGGTTTTAGAAACCTTTAACATCGTACCTGATTACGATTTGGATATTATGGGGAAAAGCCAGACCTTATTAGACATTACCTCTAAAATTCTGAATCAATTAGATCCAGTTATCAAAAAAGAAAAGCCGGATATGGTGCTCGTCCATGGAGATACGACAACCACCTTTGCGGCGAGTCTGGTTGCCTTTTACAACCAAGTCCGCATTGGTCACGTCGAAGCTGGTTTGAGAACCTTTGATAAATATTCTCCATATCCAGAAGAGATGAATCGTCAAATGACGGATGATTTAGCGGATCTGTATTTTGCGCCGACGGGTGAAAGTAAGGCCAATCTCTTAAAAGAAAATCATCCGGAATCCTCTATTGTGGTGACAGGAAATACTGCCATTGATGCGCTGAAACTCACGGTTCAAGAGGACTATCACCACGAAGTGTTGGATCAATTGGATCCAGCTAAAAAAGTCATCCTGGTCACCATGCATCGAAGAGAAAATCAAGGCCAACCCATGCGAGCGGTCTTTGGGGCTCTGAGAGAAATGGTGGATCAAGAACCGACTATTGAAGTGGTTTACCCAGTGCATCTTAGTCCAGCGGTCCAAGAGGCGGCAAACGATCTATTAGGAGATCATGATCGGATCCACCTCATCGCACCTTTAGATGTGCTTGACTTCCACAACTTAGCTTCTAGAAGTTACTTTATCATGTCGGATTCAGGTGGGGTGCAAGAGGAGGCACCATCATTAGGAAAACCGGTATTGGTATTGCGCGATACAACGGAACGCCCAGAAGGGGTCAAAGCAGGGACCTTGAAATTAGTTGGAACGGATCCTGCCGTCGTTAAAATGACGATGACAGAGCTCTTAACCAACGAAAGCCTGTATCTTCAAATGGCAAATGCCCGAAATCCTTATGGGGATGGAAAAGCTTCTGAGCGAATCGTACAAGCCATTAAACATTCCTTTGGCCAGGGGGAGGCTGCCGAAGAATTTCATGAGGGAGAGAAAGAATAA
- the rpoC gene encoding DNA-directed RNA polymerase subunit beta', translating to MVDVNRFKSMQITLASPSKVRSWSYGEVKKPETINYRTLKPEREGLFDEVIFGPTKDWECACGKYKRIRYKGIVCDRCGVEVTRAKVRRERMGHIELKAPVSHIWYFKGIPSRMGLTLDMSPRALEEVIYFAAYVVIDPKDTPLEHKSIMTEREYRERLREYGPGSFVAKMGAEAIQDLLKQVDLEAEIALLKEELKTATGQKRVKAVRRLDVLDAFYKSGNKPEWMVLNILPVIPPDLRPMVQLDGGRFAASDLNDLYRRVINRNNRLARLLELNAPGIIVQNEKRMLQEAVDALIDNGRRGRPITGPGSRPLKSLSHMLKGKQGRFRQNLLGKRVDFSGRSVIAVGPTLKMYQCGVPREMAIELFKPFVMREIVARDIVQNVKAAKRLVERGDERIWDILEEVIKEHPVLLNRAPTLHRLGIQAFEPVLIDGKALRLHPLVCEAYNADFDGDQMAIHVPLSEEAQAEARILMLAAEHILNPKDGKPVVTPSQDMVLGNYYLTMEEAGREGEGMVFKDRDEAVMALRNGYVHLHTRVGIATDSLNKPWTEAQQHKILLTTVGKILFNDIMPAELPYLQEPNNANLTEGVPAKYFLETGQDVKAAIEKLELNVPFKKKNLGNIIAEIFKRFRTTETSAFLDRLKDLGYHHSTLAGLTVGIADIPVVEDKAEIIEESHKRVEQITKQFRRGLITDDERYNAVTAEWRAAREKLEKRLVDNQDPKNPIVMMMDSGARGNISNFSQLAGMRGLMAAPNGRIMELPILSNFREGLSVLEMFFSTHGARKGMTDTALKTADSGYLTRRLVDVAQDVIIREDDCGTDRGLVIRAITDGKEMIEPLEERLTGRYTKKSVKHPETGEVIVGPDTLISEDLAREIVNAGVEEVTIRSVFTCNTRHGVCRHCYGINLATGDAVEVGEAVGTIAAQSIGEPGTQLTMRTFHTGGVASNTDITQGLPRVQEIFEARNPKGEAVITEVKGEVTAIEEDASTRTKKVFVSGATGEGEYVVPYTARMKVEVGDQVSRGAALTEGSIQPKRLLAVRDVLSVETYLLAEVQKVYRSQGVEIGDKHIEVMVRQMIRKVRVMDPGDTDLLMGTLMDITDFTDANKDVLISGGVPATARPVLMGITKASLETNSFLSAASFQETTRVLTDAAIRGKKDHLLGLKENVIIGKIIPAGTGMARYRNLEPQAINEVEIIEEVPLTDGTVDEVQTAEVVEE from the coding sequence GTGGTTGATGTAAATCGTTTTAAAAGTATGCAAATCACCCTAGCTTCTCCAAGCAAGGTCCGTTCATGGTCTTATGGAGAGGTCAAGAAACCTGAAACAATCAACTACCGTACATTGAAACCAGAACGTGAAGGTCTCTTTGATGAAGTCATCTTTGGACCTACAAAAGACTGGGAATGTGCGTGTGGGAAATACAAACGGATCCGTTACAAAGGGATCGTTTGTGACCGCTGTGGGGTTGAAGTAACACGTGCCAAGGTTCGTCGTGAACGTATGGGACACATCGAGTTGAAAGCGCCTGTATCACACATCTGGTACTTCAAAGGCATCCCTTCTCGTATGGGATTGACCTTGGATATGAGCCCTCGTGCCCTTGAAGAAGTTATTTACTTCGCAGCTTACGTGGTGATCGATCCAAAAGATACACCACTTGAGCACAAATCCATCATGACAGAACGTGAATACCGTGAACGCTTGCGTGAATACGGACCAGGTTCCTTTGTGGCTAAGATGGGTGCAGAAGCGATCCAAGACCTCTTGAAACAAGTGGATTTGGAAGCTGAAATTGCTCTCTTGAAAGAAGAATTGAAGACTGCAACTGGTCAAAAACGTGTGAAGGCTGTTCGTCGTTTGGATGTCTTGGATGCCTTCTACAAATCTGGTAACAAGCCAGAATGGATGGTTCTCAACATCCTTCCGGTTATTCCACCAGATCTTCGTCCGATGGTCCAATTGGATGGTGGCCGTTTTGCTGCCTCTGACTTGAACGACCTCTATCGTCGTGTGATTAACCGGAACAACCGTTTGGCACGTTTGCTTGAGTTGAATGCCCCTGGTATCATCGTGCAAAACGAAAAACGGATGCTCCAAGAAGCCGTTGATGCTTTGATCGATAACGGTCGTCGTGGTCGTCCAATCACAGGACCAGGTAGCCGTCCATTGAAATCATTGAGCCACATGCTCAAAGGGAAACAAGGACGTTTCCGTCAAAACTTGCTCGGTAAACGGGTTGACTTCTCAGGACGTTCCGTTATCGCCGTTGGTCCAACTCTTAAGATGTACCAATGTGGTGTGCCACGTGAAATGGCGATCGAGCTCTTCAAACCATTCGTCATGCGTGAAATCGTTGCGCGTGATATCGTGCAAAACGTCAAAGCTGCAAAACGCTTGGTCGAACGTGGAGATGAACGCATCTGGGATATCCTAGAAGAAGTGATCAAAGAACACCCAGTTCTTTTGAACCGCGCACCGACCCTTCACCGTTTAGGGATCCAAGCCTTTGAACCTGTCTTGATTGACGGGAAAGCCCTTCGCTTGCACCCACTTGTCTGTGAAGCCTATAATGCCGACTTTGACGGTGACCAAATGGCCATCCACGTACCGCTTTCAGAAGAAGCTCAAGCAGAAGCTCGCATCTTGATGTTGGCTGCTGAGCACATCTTGAATCCAAAAGACGGGAAGCCGGTCGTTACCCCATCTCAGGATATGGTATTGGGGAACTACTACCTCACTATGGAAGAAGCTGGTCGTGAAGGCGAAGGCATGGTCTTTAAAGACCGTGATGAAGCGGTGATGGCTCTTCGCAATGGCTATGTTCACTTGCATACACGTGTCGGAATTGCGACAGATAGCTTGAACAAACCATGGACAGAAGCGCAACAACACAAGATTCTCTTGACAACTGTTGGTAAGATCCTCTTTAACGATATCATGCCTGCAGAACTTCCATACCTTCAAGAGCCAAATAATGCCAACTTGACTGAAGGCGTTCCAGCTAAGTACTTCTTGGAGACTGGTCAAGATGTCAAAGCAGCGATTGAGAAATTGGAATTAAACGTTCCATTCAAGAAGAAAAATCTTGGAAATATCATCGCAGAAATCTTCAAACGCTTCCGTACAACTGAAACGTCTGCTTTCTTGGACCGTTTGAAAGACTTGGGTTACCATCATTCAACCCTTGCTGGTTTGACAGTGGGGATTGCCGATATTCCGGTCGTTGAAGACAAGGCAGAAATCATTGAAGAATCTCACAAACGTGTGGAACAAATCACCAAACAATTCCGTCGTGGTTTGATCACAGATGACGAACGCTACAATGCCGTTACAGCTGAATGGCGTGCAGCCCGTGAAAAATTGGAAAAACGCTTGGTGGATAACCAAGATCCGAAGAACCCAATCGTTATGATGATGGACTCTGGAGCCCGTGGTAACATTTCAAACTTCTCGCAACTTGCCGGTATGCGTGGTTTGATGGCCGCTCCAAACGGACGGATCATGGAATTGCCAATCCTGTCAAACTTCCGCGAAGGTTTGTCAGTACTCGAAATGTTCTTCTCAACTCACGGTGCCCGTAAAGGGATGACCGATACGGCCTTGAAGACAGCCGACTCAGGTTACTTGACTCGTCGTTTGGTTGACGTGGCCCAAGACGTGATTATTCGTGAAGACGACTGTGGAACAGACCGTGGACTTGTGATCCGTGCCATTACTGATGGTAAGGAAATGATCGAGCCACTCGAAGAACGTTTGACTGGTCGTTATACCAAGAAATCTGTTAAACATCCTGAAACAGGTGAAGTCATCGTTGGTCCAGATACCTTGATTTCAGAAGACCTAGCACGTGAAATTGTCAATGCTGGTGTGGAAGAAGTCACTATCCGCTCTGTCTTTACATGTAACACTCGCCATGGTGTCTGCCGTCACTGTTATGGTATCAACTTGGCGACGGGTGATGCGGTTGAAGTAGGTGAAGCAGTCGGAACTATCGCTGCCCAATCTATCGGGGAACCTGGTACACAGTTGACCATGCGTACCTTCCACACGGGTGGGGTTGCCTCAAATACCGATATCACTCAAGGTCTTCCTCGTGTCCAAGAAATCTTTGAAGCCCGCAATCCAAAAGGGGAAGCGGTCATCACTGAGGTCAAAGGGGAAGTCACAGCGATCGAAGAAGATGCTTCTACACGGACCAAGAAAGTCTTTGTTAGCGGAGCAACTGGTGAGGGTGAATATGTTGTCCCTTACACTGCCCGCATGAAAGTCGAAGTGGGAGATCAAGTCTCTCGTGGTGCGGCTCTTACAGAAGGGTCTATCCAACCAAAACGTCTCCTTGCCGTTCGTGATGTCTTGTCTGTTGAAACTTACCTTCTTGCGGAAGTACAAAAAGTATACCGTAGCCAAGGGGTAGAAATCGGCGACAAACACATCGAGGTAATGGTGCGTCAAATGATCCGTAAAGTACGTGTCATGGATCCAGGAGATACAGACCTTCTCATGGGTACTCTGATGGACATTACAGACTTTACAGATGCCAATAAGGATGTCCTTATTTCTGGTGGAGTTCCTGCGACTGCTCGTCCAGTCCTTATGGGAATTACCAAAGCCTCACTTGAAACCAACAGTTTCTTGTCTGCGGCTTCCTTCCAGGAAACAACTCGTGTTCTTACAGACGCAGCGATCCGTGGTAAGAAAGACCATCTCCTTGGACTTAAGGAAAATGTTATCATTGGTAAGATTATTCCTGCAGGTACAGGTATGGCTCGTTACCGTAACTTGGAACCACAAGCGATTAATGAAGTTGAAATTATCGAAGAAGTGCCATTAACAGATGGAACAGTTGATGAAGTTCAAACAGCTGAAGTCGTAGAAGAATAA